The following proteins are co-located in the Vigna unguiculata cultivar IT97K-499-35 chromosome 9, ASM411807v1, whole genome shotgun sequence genome:
- the LOC114164198 gene encoding uncharacterized protein KIAA0930 homolog isoform X1 has translation MMLGDEDETPLRYELLSMVKKNSKSIGKTVVEDQETSDVEMDMRFWHDVFDLYFVRGKESRGRQDDDLVFFVRKLGSHGSGSNNKTETVEPYFVRRWAPKLHDLVDETSIDVDWRRSFYLNLIAHTSFSVTVAICSHQDLLNHRAGEDTPLSPIYKVVKTVYASPSRVNFQLDSKKEVETTPAYPDICFAIDDFDSTFDAVVLTEKDHCYCVVLNAHDGAAFPSEKVSNDCSNSSSLEVHTRSAKKKDTKLTLFSGFVSYQMVRDAYDAGGRSRFGSLLSVGLSSGKTDRIYMKGPGGRGEVEVAVSGVADQSHEDSGPFSPVISKKGFGLGVIVRRAASAASVAAKHAYAAASASNSNFDDLIPLKCSLMSISLPWEYIAYDLLFKGAPTVNM, from the exons ATGATGCTGGGCGATGAAGACGAAACCCCCTTAAG GTATGAATTGTTGAGCATGGTGAAGAAAAACTCCAAGTCAATAGGGAAAACGGTAGTTGAGGATCAAGAAACTTCTGATGTTGAAATGGATATGAGGTTTTGGCACGATGTCTTTGATTTGTATTTCGTTCGTGGCAAGGAGTCAAGGGGACGCCAAGATGATGATCTTGTTTTCTTTGTCAGAAAATTG GGTTCCCATGGTTCTGGTTCCAACAATAAAACAGAGACCGTTGAGCCTTATTTTGTACGCAGGTGGGCACCTAAG TTGCACGACTTAGTTGATGAAACTTCTATAGATGTGGACTGGAGGCGATCATTTTACTTGAATTTAATTGCCCATACATCATTCAGTGTAACTGTTGCAATTTGCAG TCACCAGGATCTTCTTAATCATCGAGCTGGGGAGGATACACCTTTATCCCCTATATACAAG GTTGTGAAGACTGTTTATGCATCCCCAAGTCGTGTAAATTTTCAATTGGACTCTAAAAAG GAAGTGGAAACAACTCCTGCTTATCCAGATATATGTTTTGCAATTGATGATTTTGACTCTACTTTTGATGCTGTG GTTTTGACTGAAAAAGATCATTGCTATTGTGTAGTTCTAAACGCACATGATGGGGCAGCATTTCCAAGTGAGAAGGTGTCAAATGATTGTAGTAATAGCTCCTCTTTGGAAGTCCATACTAGATCTGCAAAGAAAAAGGATACAAAG CTTACCCTTTTCTCTGGATTTGTCAGCTATCAAATGGTTCGAGATGCTTATGATG CAGGTGGCAGGTCCCGATTTGGGAGCCTTTTATCCGTGGGCCTTTCTTCTGGAAAAACAGATAGGATTTACATGAAAGGTCCTGGAGGCAGAGGGGAGGTTGAAGTAGCTGTTTCTGGTGTTGCAG ATCAAAGCCACGAGGATTCAGGCCCATTTTCTCCAGTTATATCAAAGAAAGGGTTCGGGCTTGGCGTGATTGTCCGCAGAGCAGCTTCCGCTGCATCAGTAGCAGCAAAGCATGCTTATGCAGCGGCCTCTGCCTCTAACTCAAATTTTGATGATTTGATACCTCTGAAGTGCAGCTTAATGTCCATATCATTGCCCTGGGAATATATTGCGTATGATCTTCTGTTTAAG GGAGCTCCAACAGTTAACATGTGA
- the LOC114164198 gene encoding uncharacterized protein LOC114164198 isoform X2 has translation MSLICISFVARSQGDAKMMILFSLSENCLVFLQGSHGSGSNNKTETVEPYFVRRWAPKLHDLVDETSIDVDWRRSFYLNLIAHTSFSVTVAICSHQDLLNHRAGEDTPLSPIYKVVKTVYASPSRVNFQLDSKKEVETTPAYPDICFAIDDFDSTFDAVVLTEKDHCYCVVLNAHDGAAFPSEKVSNDCSNSSSLEVHTRSAKKKDTKLTLFSGFVSYQMVRDAYDAGGRSRFGSLLSVGLSSGKTDRIYMKGPGGRGEVEVAVSGVADQSHEDSGPFSPVISKKGFGLGVIVRRAASAASVAAKHAYAAASASNSNFDDLIPLKCSLMSISLPWEYIAYDLLFKGAPTVNM, from the exons ATGTCTTTGATTTGTATTTCGTTCGTGGCAAGGAGTCAAGGGGACGCCAAGATGATGATCTTGTTTTCTTTGTCAGAAAATTG TCTTGTTTTCCTACAGGGTTCCCATGGTTCTGGTTCCAACAATAAAACAGAGACCGTTGAGCCTTATTTTGTACGCAGGTGGGCACCTAAG TTGCACGACTTAGTTGATGAAACTTCTATAGATGTGGACTGGAGGCGATCATTTTACTTGAATTTAATTGCCCATACATCATTCAGTGTAACTGTTGCAATTTGCAG TCACCAGGATCTTCTTAATCATCGAGCTGGGGAGGATACACCTTTATCCCCTATATACAAG GTTGTGAAGACTGTTTATGCATCCCCAAGTCGTGTAAATTTTCAATTGGACTCTAAAAAG GAAGTGGAAACAACTCCTGCTTATCCAGATATATGTTTTGCAATTGATGATTTTGACTCTACTTTTGATGCTGTG GTTTTGACTGAAAAAGATCATTGCTATTGTGTAGTTCTAAACGCACATGATGGGGCAGCATTTCCAAGTGAGAAGGTGTCAAATGATTGTAGTAATAGCTCCTCTTTGGAAGTCCATACTAGATCTGCAAAGAAAAAGGATACAAAG CTTACCCTTTTCTCTGGATTTGTCAGCTATCAAATGGTTCGAGATGCTTATGATG CAGGTGGCAGGTCCCGATTTGGGAGCCTTTTATCCGTGGGCCTTTCTTCTGGAAAAACAGATAGGATTTACATGAAAGGTCCTGGAGGCAGAGGGGAGGTTGAAGTAGCTGTTTCTGGTGTTGCAG ATCAAAGCCACGAGGATTCAGGCCCATTTTCTCCAGTTATATCAAAGAAAGGGTTCGGGCTTGGCGTGATTGTCCGCAGAGCAGCTTCCGCTGCATCAGTAGCAGCAAAGCATGCTTATGCAGCGGCCTCTGCCTCTAACTCAAATTTTGATGATTTGATACCTCTGAAGTGCAGCTTAATGTCCATATCATTGCCCTGGGAATATATTGCGTATGATCTTCTGTTTAAG GGAGCTCCAACAGTTAACATGTGA